CCGCTGTTCTTGAACGTACTAAAGAAATTGGTATTATGAAAGCAGTTGGCGCTCAGCGAGGAATGATTTTGTTCTTGTTTGTGATGGAGTCAGGTGTTTTGGGATTACTTGGTGGAATATTTGGCATTTTTTTTGGTTATTTAATTTCACGTTTTGGTGCCTCTATAGCAGTTTATTATGGTCTTAGTTTTTTACAGCCTGCATTTCCACTCTGGCTTACCCTTGGCTGTTTACTGTTTTCTTTCTTAGTGGGAGCTATTGCCGGACTTATGCCTGCTTTGCGAGCATCAAACCTCAATCCTGTTGATGCCTTGAGATATGAGTAATAATAGAGCATGCAAAGCCTAAAACTAAGAAAGGTTTTTATATCTCACGTCGTCTCCTTTGTGGTGAGGAATTGAGTATGAGAAGAGTTATGACGTTTGATACCGGGGAAATGACGTATCACCTTGAGATTACTTCTGCTCATCCCTCTATTCTCACGGCGGGAAATCCTGGGCGTATACGAAAAATAGCTCGTTATTTAGACAGCCCAGAGCTCATCGAGAGCGACCGGGGATTAACCGTACATGGTAGATATAGGTCTCTACCGATTACTGCGTTTTCTACGGGTATGGGTCCTGCGAGTGTCTCTATTACAATGCCAGAGGTTATTGAAGCCTGCGATGCTGACTCTATGGTTATTTTGCGACTGGGTACCGCAGGAGGACTTCAACCCTATCTTAATATTGGAGACTTTGTGATTACGACTACGGTTCAGCGAGCGGAGAGTACGAGTGATAAAATTATGGGGCCAGGGTATGAGGCCGTAGCAAGTCAAGACCTAACAGATACTCTTCTTACAGTTGCTCGTTCGGTGAAAGCAGACTTTCAACAAGTGTATGCCGGTAAAACTCGTGTAACCGATGATATCTATTGGGATGCACGTGCAAGCAAAACAAGAGATCCAGATGGTGCTCTAGCGGTTTCTATGGAAGCGAGTGTTATTTTTGCTTTGCGAGACTGGTATAATCAACATGATGGCCGAAATATTCGCGCAGGAGAATTATTGGTTATCAGTGATAATGTGATGGCCTCTACTCCTCATGTTGATGGAACTGAATTTTTGAAGCGAAAAGAAACTGTTGAGGACGCTCAGATACGGGTTGGACTAGAGACCTTATTACGACTTTATACTGCAAGGGTTAATTGTTAATTTTTGTCATTTTGATTTCATGTACACTAAGATTTTAGAAATTCTTTTCTTAAAAACTCTTTGCAATAAATAAACCTACAGAATATGATACGCTTGCGTTATTGTCTTGCAGTACGTCAGCAGCTATGCCTGCTTGATACTGTCTTTGTTCTCTACCAAAACGTAACCGTTGAATGTTAAAGTTATGTCCGCTATTTTCCCAATTGGTAACTGCTTCGACGGTTGCCATCATTCCTCGTTTTCCTTCAGGTGGTTCATATGAAATATGTACCGTTATCTCTAGTACGGGATCGTGCCGTATACTTCCTGTTGTCAGTATGTCAAGCAGAGCTTTTTTCCCGAACTGATGAGAATGTTCTATACCTAGTTTTGGTACAACACCCTCTTCAGAAGTAAACTGGACCTCTGCATCAAGATACCATCCTTTTATGCATTGGTATCCACCGAGAAAAGAAGTAAAATGATCCACGCTGGTTGGACTACCGTTTGTTCCATAACCTATTGTTGTTCTTTCCCGTGGAATAAAAAGTGTATTTCCCCAAGGCTCTTCGACAAGTTTAAGGTCGAGAGTTGTTGTCGCATTTCCTCCCATGCATTCCACGCGTGTTTCAGCGTTTGCGTGTCGTGGATTTCCCTGAGTGATGCCAAAACTACTTATGGTGCTTATGCCAATAGTCGTTAAAATTCTTTGGAGGTTGTTCATGCGTCGAGAAATTTTTGCATCTTTATTAATATTCTTCCCCCCTACATACGGTAAAAGATAAAAGTTTTTAAATAATCGTTGCATGTCTTTGCTAATGATTGCTCCCATTGAAACAACACTCCAAGCTATTGGCTTAACCAAAGGAGAACGAAAAGTGTATCTTGCCCTCCTTACTCTTGGATCAACCACTACTGGACCGTTGATTAAATCCTCAGGAATCTCTGGCTCTAAGATGTATGAGGTCCTTGATCGTCTTATGAAAAAAGGGCTCGTGAGCACGGTTCTTTTAAATGGTGTTCATCGTTATGAAGCAACAAGCCCTGAACGACTTCTAGATTATCTTGAAGAAAGAGTAAAGTCCATTCAAGAAGAGAAATTACAGGTACAACGTATTGTCCCTGCATTATTGCTCCAGTCAAAACAAGCTCGGTCAAGTACCGTAAAAGTGTTTATGGGCTTTGAAGGCCTTAAAACAGCAAATGAAGATATTCTCCATTCCTTGAACAAAGGTGAAGAATGGCTGGATATGGGTTTAACTGAGCAGCCGAAAATATGGGAGATCTATTTTAATAAAAAACAACATGAACGTGCAGCCAAGGGCATTGTCTATAAACTCTTACTTAATGAACACTATTCCAGCCTGTACGAGCAGCGGAAGCATTTGGCACGAACAGAGATTCGTTTCTTACCAAAGTCATTTGCCATGCCCACAGCCATTCAGATTTATCGTAATAGAACTATTATCATGATCCTTCTCCAAGAACAACCACTTGCTATTCTTATGGAAAGTGATGCTATTGCCATGAGTTTTCGCAAGTATTTCTCCCTTCTCTGGAGGATTGCTCGAGAACCAAAAAAGAAGATATCAATGAAATAAGCAATCAACAGGTTACTAGTTATTAACTTCAATTTAATAGTTATCTTTTATTTTGGTTTTTTGATCTATAGGACAAGCTACCACAAAGTTTAAATAAAGAACAAGGACTCTGTTTCCTGGAAAAGGGTGAACCAATGGTTGGGTATGAATTATTGGCAAGTATTGCAAACCAAACAGATGAACATGAATTCTACACGCCAGTCCCTAAAAACTATAAACCGGGCAAGACAAAATATATTGTTACTATGGGTACGGTTATCTCTGGCCTTGGGAAGGGTATTTTTGGTTCCTCGCTCGCAAAACTCTTACAGTTCCGTGGCTTATCGGTTACGCAAATAAAAATTGAGGGCTATCTCAATATTGACTCAGGTACCTTAAATCCCTTTCGCCATGGAGAGGTCTTTGTTCTTGATGATGGTATGGAATGCGATATGGATTTGGGGACGTATGAGCGATTTCTTAATCAACAGTTAACAAAGGATAATTTCCTCACGAATGGACAGATCTTACGCAAAGTCCTTGATAAAGAGCGACAGGGAAACTATTTAGGAAGAGACGTCCAGTTCTTGCCTCATGTTACTGGAGAAATCAAAAATCATCTGAGAGAATTAGCAGTAAAAACAAATGTTGATGTTATTCTCGTTGAGATTGGCGGAACTGTTGGAGAAATTGAAAATGCTCACTATATTGAAGCCATGCGCCAATTAGCCTATGAAGAGGGTAAAGAGAATGTTTGCTTTGCTGCCTTAACCTATGTTCTCCAACCAGGCACATTGCGGGAACAAAAGAGCAAAGCAGCACAACTTGGTATTAAGGCACTTCTTGAATCTGGCATTCAACCTGATATCATTGCCTGTCGATGTGAGCAACCCGTCAGCGAGAAAGTCAGGGAGAAGATCAGTATTCATTCAAATGTTCCTATGGAACGGGTAATTAGCTGTCATGATGTCAAGAATATCTATAGTATCCCCCTTTTACTCAAGGATGCACAACTTGATGATTCGGTTATGGAAATCTTACAATTACGGCCACGCATTTCCTCTGCAAAACAGCAGAAGATGATTCAGGAATGGGTCAATTTTATTGAGCGACGTGAGGCTGCTACTCAGGAAGTTGTTGTGGGAATTACCGGGAAGTATACAGGACTACGGGATAGTTATGCAAGTATCATTGAGGCATTGTACCATGCAGGCACAGAACATGACGTTAAGGTTCGTATCCAATGGATTGAAACAACAGAAATAGAAGATGGCACGTTGAAAGTAGATAATGTATTGGCCGATGTTGATGGTATTATTGTTCCAGGAGGGTTTGGTGCACGCGGTGCAGAAGGTAAAATCCTTTGTGTTCAATATGCACGAGAAAATAACCTCCCGTACTTAGGGTTATGTTATGGTTTTCAGATGGCAGTTATTGAATATGCACGCCATATCTGTGGGCTTAAACATGCACATTCTACTGAAATCGATCCCAAGACAAAAGAGCCTGTTATTGATGTTTTGCCTGAACAAAAGAAAATTGAAGGTTTAGGGGGGAATATGCGTCTTGGTGGCCAAGATGTTGAATTAAAAGAAGGGACAAAGGCCTATGAACTCTATGGACAGAAGAAACTTATTCGGGAGAGATTCAGACACCGCTATGAGGTTGATCCAGACTACATTTCCCTTCTTGAGCAACGTGGCATGGTTTTTTCAGGAAAAGCACCAAAGTATCCTATCATGCAGATCCTTGAAATTCCGACGCATCCATTTTTTGTTGGTACTCAGTATCATCCTGAATTTACCTCACGACCCTTGAGTCCACATCCCTTATTCTCAGGATTTGTGGCTGCACTTAAAGCCAAGAAGCAGTAAGTTTTTTGCTGTTTTATGCTTCAGCACAGGGTGCTGATAGATACTATACTTATTCTTATCTAAGAAACATCAACGGTAAAGCTATTCGTTGCTGAAGTAAAGCTCTGTACCTTGCCGCTTAACTGGAGGGTATTCTTATTTGCAGCAACCTTTGATTCAAGGTTCCCTTCATACCCTTTGATCGTTACTTCTTCGTTCTCTAAGGACAGTTTCATCTTTGCATTGAACATCAGTTCGCCAGATGCAATGCCTTGTAATTCTGCTAAACGTACCTTATCAATGAGCATAGTTCCATCGCCAATGCGGATAGTAATATCTTTGGTGTTTTTCCAGTTAATATTTAACCCTTGACTGGAGGTTTCTCGTACTTCTCCTTTTAAAAAGATCTGAGATCCAGACCAGATAAGATCACCAGTAAAGCCTTTGAGCATCATTCGATCATTAATGGTATATTGCAAATCAACCTGAGGATTCTCTAAAGAGATCTGCTCTGCAAGAATTTGGATGTCTTTATCGAGTAAGGGAATCTTATACGAAGCCATACTTAATGATCCACTAACCCCAATAAGGCTCTCTTTGCTTATATTGCCGGTTGATGCTGTTTGTGCGTCGAGCTCGCCAAGCGTACTTTCTTTGTTATCACTTGCCTTTTCTTGCCCTTCTCCATTGTTACGGACAACCTCTCCAGTCAATGCTGCCTGTCCTCGTGCAGTAATGAAGGCATAACTCGCCCACCCCACGAGGAGTATCAGAAGCAATGCAACAACAATAGTGATAATGGTTCTTTTATTATCAGGACTCTTACTTCCATAGCTGATATCTTCCTGAGTCTGCATACGGTCACCTTTTGTTTGTCCCAGTCATCATTAACGAGAGACATAACTTGGGTTTTTTTGAGTTATATAAACTTTTGGGTTTTACCATCGTCTTTCAGGATTTTCTCCGTCATAAAAAGATGGAAAGATTTAAATAATACCCTATTCCATAGCTCTCCAGAAGTGATTATTTTTCCTTAGGAATGGACTATTGAATAAGGTTATAAAAGGAGCGCAGGTGATTTTATGGAAATTTATAAGTTCACTGGAATCTTACGCTTTAGAAATCTTCTTTGGGCCTCATTGATGGAGCGTGGAAATCTTAACCATATCTACGGTGATGAACGAAAAACACTTCATCTTGTTCGAAAAGAGATTCCTAGAGCATTTCAAGAACTCCATAATCTTGTAGAAGGAAGCAAGCTTAATAGGAGGGCAACTAAACTGGCTGCAGATGAGATTAATACCATCCATGAGCTCTTTGTCGAATTAGCCTTAAACGAAGATACAGGATTCAGGAAACTCTTTGTGTTGTTACAACGGCTTCATAAGACCTTTGCTGAGGCAGAAGTGAGAATAAGGCGTTTACCTTCAACCCATCCACTCCACCATCAACTCCTTACAGAACTTCATGCTGCCCGACAGGTTGTCCATGAGAACTTTGTTAAACTTATGGATTCTGTTGATAAGGAACTTCGTGACGAGTATAAAGATCTTCTCAACATAATAAATGACATTCATAAACTTGACCATAATACGCTCATGACAAAGGTAAGATCTCTTATCAAAACAGACGAGGTTGATGTTCTTCAGCAGGTGATTAATCGAAGGCGCTTAAGTGTTTTGCGTCAAGAATTGAGTCGTGCATTTCGAGAGATTAGTAATTTAGAAAGAGAATGTGCAAGCGTTCTCAGAACACTTGATACTCTTTCAAAAAAAGGTATCCATGAAAAAGAGGTGGAAAGTGAGCATCGACGGTATACCTTGAGTCTCCATGAAATAAGAGACAATGCAGAAAAATTAGCACGTGATGATGCACGAAAAGCTTTTTTTACCCAGTATGAACTGGTGAAGATGGACATCCTCTTTTTTCTCTTGGTTGATAATCATTTGAAGAAGCTTCATCAGGAAAATGAGGAGTTTGTTAGGGCAGGACATGAGCCAGCGTCAATGCTTGCTGAACTTGAGGTCTATCTCAAGAGTCCCAAGGGAAAAATGGATACAGCTGCTCATAGTATTGCTACCATTCTTCGTAATCTGGTAAGGGATGCAGAACATGACCTGGATCTTGCAAAAGCGGCATAAGCGTGATGTCTCTTTTGTTTGTTTTTAGCAGCTTACTCTTTGCTTCCTTTTTGTTTCATCTTTTTCGTGATGTCAATATTACTATGACATTTGGCACACTGAAAGCGTATGGTCTCAACACCTTCGATTTTTTTGCGCTTAAACGGAACTTCTATTTCTCCCTTGTGGCCACAGGAGGGACAGGTATAGATGCAACTACAGGTTAAACTTTCCTCATATGCTTTTTGCTCTACGGTATAGTTACACGCTGGACATTGGTATTCCTTTGCTCGTATTTTGACTGAACCTTTTGCACCCACTGGCTTGCCCATGAGTGCTTTACTACACTTTGGACATAATTTACGGTGAGCCCATGCGACAATATTACCTGTTCCTACACTTCTTCGGGTAAAGTACACCATTTCATCCATAGATGTTGGTTCCTGTAGTTTCATGATCATCACCTTATTTTTTTATTCCTTGTTTTCTTTTTCTTCAATGATATATGTTTTATAGGTTGATTGGTTTGTTATATTGGTTTTATTGGGTTCTGGGAG
This region of Candidatus Woesearchaeota archaeon genomic DNA includes:
- a CDS encoding helix-turn-helix domain-containing protein; translation: MIAPIETTLQAIGLTKGERKVYLALLTLGSTTTGPLIKSSGISGSKMYEVLDRLMKKGLVSTVLLNGVHRYEATSPERLLDYLEERVKSIQEEKLQVQRIVPALLLQSKQARSSTVKVFMGFEGLKTANEDILHSLNKGEEWLDMGLTEQPKIWEIYFNKKQHERAAKGIVYKLLLNEHYSSLYEQRKHLARTEIRFLPKSFAMPTAIQIYRNRTIIMILLQEQPLAILMESDAIAMSFRKYFSLLWRIAREPKKKISMK
- the pyrG gene encoding CTP synthase (glutamine hydrolyzing), which gives rise to MVGYELLASIANQTDEHEFYTPVPKNYKPGKTKYIVTMGTVISGLGKGIFGSSLAKLLQFRGLSVTQIKIEGYLNIDSGTLNPFRHGEVFVLDDGMECDMDLGTYERFLNQQLTKDNFLTNGQILRKVLDKERQGNYLGRDVQFLPHVTGEIKNHLRELAVKTNVDVILVEIGGTVGEIENAHYIEAMRQLAYEEGKENVCFAALTYVLQPGTLREQKSKAAQLGIKALLESGIQPDIIACRCEQPVSEKVREKISIHSNVPMERVISCHDVKNIYSIPLLLKDAQLDDSVMEILQLRPRISSAKQQKMIQEWVNFIERREAATQEVVVGITGKYTGLRDSYASIIEALYHAGTEHDVKVRIQWIETTEIEDGTLKVDNVLADVDGIIVPGGFGARGAEGKILCVQYARENNLPYLGLCYGFQMAVIEYARHICGLKHAHSTEIDPKTKEPVIDVLPEQKKIEGLGGNMRLGGQDVELKEGTKAYELYGQKKLIRERFRHRYEVDPDYISLLEQRGMVFSGKAPKYPIMQILEIPTHPFFVGTQYHPEFTSRPLSPHPLFSGFVAALKAKKQ